The genomic region GAGCGGTGTGATCGTTGCCATATCCCCACACTTCATTCACAGCGTTTCGCCGGGACTCCATGCGACGAAATTCACTCTCGCCAACCACCCGCCGATATGCCCTATTTAAGGTGGATGAATCACTACGTAACGGGCGGTTATCGGTGGTTTCGCATTCGAATAGCTGGGAAGACGCGCTATCTCTATCAGGGTTTTACGCATACCGATCGAGCGGTCTAGGGTGCATGAGATGTCCAAAGCTCCGAGCGAAATCCAGAGGGCCCCGATCACCCCGGAGAACCGGGAGTCGGAGCCGAGACACGAGCAGATCCTGACGGCCCCGGAGGCCCCCTCCTCGGCAGCCAGGACTTCTCCTGCCCGCACCGGCCCACCCGCCCCGGCCAAGCGTCGTGACGCGTACTTCGACAATGTGAAGTACCTCGCGATCGTGCTCGTCGCCGTGGCTCACGCGTGGGAACCGGTGATGGACGGCAGCCGCACCGCTCGGGCGCTGTACATGGTCGTGTACACGTTCCACATGCCGGCGTTCATCCTTGTCTCCGGGTACTTCTCACGGTCGTTCGACATGAGCCCGCCCAAGGTGAAGCGCCTCGTCACCGGGGTCGTGGTGCCCTATGTGCTCTTCGAGACCGCGTACTCGCTCTTCAAGCGGTACGCCGGCGGCGAGGCCGACGCGTCCATCACCCTGCTCGACCCGTTCTTCCTCACCTGGTTCCTGATCGCCCTGTTCATCTGGCGGGTGACCACACCGGTGTGGCAGTCGCTGCGCCATCCGCTCCCGGTCGCCCTCGCCATCGCCGTCCTGGCCTCGGTGACGCCCGGCATCGGTGACGATCTGGACCTGCAGCGCGTCTGCCAGCTGCTTCCGTTCTTCGTGCTCG from Streptomyces sp. QL37 harbors:
- a CDS encoding acyltransferase family protein produces the protein MSKAPSEIQRAPITPENRESEPRHEQILTAPEAPSSAARTSPARTGPPAPAKRRDAYFDNVKYLAIVLVAVAHAWEPVMDGSRTARALYMVVYTFHMPAFILVSGYFSRSFDMSPPKVKRLVTGVVVPYVLFETAYSLFKRYAGGEADASITLLDPFFLTWFLIALFIWRVTTPVWQSLRHPLPVALAIAVLASVTPGIGDDLDLQRVCQLLPFFVLGLLMKPEHFQMIRRREVRLLALPLFAGALVFAYWAAPRMQLGWFYRSNSAQEMDFPWWSGAVMFLAMFGCALVMTVAFLAWVPRRHMWFTVLGAGTICGYLLHGFLVRGADYYNLFERNEWLSGPLGLVLVSLVAAVAVTLLCTPPVRRALRFATEPDMNWAFRRSPAKR